A stretch of the Synechocystis sp. PCC 7338 genome encodes the following:
- the gcvP gene encoding aminomethyl-transferring glycine dehydrogenase translates to MPNLESAVVVPTSEAIAVDPNQLEGKLTPADSFLERHLGPGETEQQQMLQTLGFDALEDLIDQAVPPAIRLSRSLKLPASQGEYGAIAQLKSIASKNQVFRSYIGMGYYDTITPPVIQRNILENPGWYTAYTPYQAEIAQGRLEALLNFQTMVMDLTGLEIANASLLDEGTAAAEAMALSYGVSKSKANAFFVAQDCHPQTIAVIKTRANPLGIDVIVGDHRTFSFSTPIFGALLQYPATDGAIYDYRSFIDQAHQHQALVTLAADPLSLTLLTPPGELGADIAVGSTQRFGIPLGYGGPHAAYFATKAEYQRKMPGRIVGVSKDVHGNPALRLALQTREQHIRRDKATSNICTAQVLLAVMASMYGVYHGSTGLKNIALRIHQLTALLAIGLKRLNYSLNNDYFFDTLRVGVGEQSAPAILKAAEGRGINLRPLAPGEVGISLDETVTVQDLLDLWQIFAGKDDLSFTPAELWSEVKTSFPADLTRQSPYLQDAVFNQYHSETELLRYLHQLESKDLALNTSMIPLGSCTMKLNATAEMMPVTWPEFGKIHPFAPAGQTEGYQILFAQLEAWLGEITGFDAISLQPNAGSQGEYAGLQVIRQYHLSRGEAQRNICLIPESAHGTNPASAVMCGMQVVPVKCDGEGNIDVEDLTGKAEKYGDRLAALMVTYPSTHGVFEATISSICDTVHRFGGQVYMDGANMNAQVGLCRPADFGADVCHLNLHKTFCIPHGGGGPGMGPIGVKAHLQEFLPWTSLNFFAATPEEDQSIGMISAAPYGSASILVISWMYIAMMGPQGLTKATEVAILSANYMAKRLENYYPILFKGNNGLVAHECILDLRPLKKQAAIEVEDVAKRLMDFGFHAPTVSWPVLGTMMVEPTESESLAELDRFCDAMITIYQEAQAIVHGEIDPVDNPLKNAPHTAQSLICGEWNHPYDREQAAYPAPWTKQFKFWPAVGRINNTYGDRHLVCSCEGMEAYKEN, encoded by the coding sequence ATGCCCAACCTAGAGTCCGCCGTTGTTGTCCCCACCTCCGAGGCGATCGCCGTTGACCCGAACCAGCTAGAAGGAAAGTTGACTCCGGCGGATAGTTTTTTGGAACGCCACCTAGGGCCCGGAGAAACGGAACAACAGCAGATGCTCCAGACGTTGGGCTTTGATGCATTGGAGGATTTGATTGACCAAGCGGTGCCCCCGGCCATTCGCCTCTCCCGGTCCCTCAAACTGCCCGCTTCCCAGGGTGAGTATGGGGCGATCGCCCAGTTGAAATCCATTGCTTCCAAAAACCAAGTTTTTCGCTCCTACATCGGCATGGGGTATTACGACACCATCACCCCGCCGGTTATTCAACGGAACATTTTAGAAAATCCCGGCTGGTACACAGCCTATACCCCCTACCAAGCAGAAATTGCCCAGGGTCGCTTGGAAGCGCTGTTGAATTTTCAAACCATGGTGATGGATTTAACTGGGTTGGAAATTGCCAATGCTTCTCTGTTGGATGAGGGTACCGCCGCCGCCGAAGCCATGGCCTTGAGTTATGGAGTGAGTAAAAGCAAAGCTAATGCTTTTTTTGTTGCCCAGGACTGCCATCCCCAAACCATTGCAGTGATTAAAACCAGGGCCAATCCCCTCGGCATTGACGTGATTGTGGGCGATCACCGCACCTTTTCCTTCTCCACGCCCATTTTCGGCGCGTTACTGCAATACCCCGCCACCGATGGGGCCATCTATGATTACCGCAGTTTCATTGACCAAGCCCATCAACACCAAGCCTTGGTTACCCTGGCCGCCGATCCCCTCAGTCTCACCCTGCTGACTCCCCCCGGTGAATTGGGGGCCGATATTGCGGTGGGCAGTACCCAGCGGTTTGGCATTCCCTTGGGGTATGGTGGGCCCCACGCCGCCTACTTTGCCACCAAGGCCGAATATCAACGGAAAATGCCGGGGCGCATTGTGGGGGTTTCCAAGGATGTCCATGGTAATCCCGCCCTCCGTTTAGCCCTACAAACCAGGGAACAGCATATCCGTCGCGACAAAGCCACCAGTAATATCTGCACTGCCCAAGTTCTCCTCGCAGTGATGGCTTCCATGTACGGTGTGTACCATGGCTCCACGGGTTTAAAAAATATTGCCCTGAGAATTCACCAGTTGACAGCCCTATTGGCGATCGGTTTAAAGCGGTTAAATTACAGCCTCAACAACGATTACTTTTTTGATACCTTGCGGGTGGGGGTAGGGGAACAGAGTGCCCCAGCGATTTTAAAAGCGGCAGAGGGACGAGGAATTAATCTGCGACCCCTGGCCCCTGGGGAAGTGGGCATTAGCTTAGATGAAACGGTGACAGTGCAGGATCTGCTCGATCTGTGGCAAATTTTTGCTGGCAAGGATGATTTATCCTTTACACCGGCAGAACTGTGGTCGGAAGTTAAAACAAGTTTTCCCGCAGATTTAACCCGTCAGAGTCCTTACCTACAGGATGCCGTTTTTAATCAGTACCATTCAGAAACGGAATTATTGCGCTATCTCCATCAACTGGAAAGCAAGGATTTAGCCCTGAACACTTCCATGATTCCGTTGGGTTCCTGCACTATGAAACTCAATGCCACAGCGGAAATGATGCCCGTTACCTGGCCCGAATTTGGCAAAATTCACCCCTTTGCCCCCGCCGGTCAAACGGAAGGTTATCAGATTTTATTTGCCCAGTTGGAAGCTTGGTTAGGAGAAATCACCGGTTTTGATGCCATTTCTTTGCAGCCCAATGCCGGTTCCCAGGGAGAATATGCCGGTTTGCAAGTGATCCGTCAGTATCATCTCAGTCGGGGAGAAGCACAACGCAACATCTGTTTAATCCCCGAATCTGCCCATGGCACCAATCCGGCTAGTGCGGTGATGTGCGGCATGCAGGTAGTGCCGGTGAAATGCGACGGGGAAGGAAACATCGATGTAGAGGATTTAACCGGGAAAGCAGAAAAGTACGGCGATCGCCTGGCGGCCTTGATGGTGACCTATCCTTCCACCCATGGGGTATTTGAAGCTACCATCAGCTCAATTTGTGATACTGTGCATCGCTTTGGCGGCCAAGTTTATATGGACGGGGCCAATATGAATGCCCAGGTGGGGTTATGTCGTCCCGCTGACTTTGGGGCGGATGTGTGCCATCTCAATTTACACAAGACTTTTTGCATTCCCCACGGCGGTGGCGGCCCCGGGATGGGACCCATTGGAGTTAAGGCCCATTTGCAGGAATTTTTACCCTGGACTAGCTTAAATTTTTTTGCTGCAACCCCAGAAGAAGATCAGTCCATTGGCATGATTTCCGCCGCTCCCTACGGCAGTGCCAGCATCTTAGTTATTTCTTGGATGTACATTGCCATGATGGGCCCTCAAGGTTTGACCAAAGCGACAGAGGTGGCTATCCTCAGCGCCAATTACATGGCTAAGCGGTTGGAAAATTATTACCCCATTTTATTCAAGGGTAATAATGGCTTAGTGGCCCATGAATGCATCCTTGATTTGCGCCCTCTGAAAAAACAAGCGGCGATCGAGGTGGAAGATGTGGCCAAACGCTTAATGGATTTTGGTTTCCATGCCCCCACGGTGTCTTGGCCGGTGCTGGGCACCATGATGGTGGAACCGACGGAAAGTGAATCCCTGGCGGAATTAGACCGTTTTTGTGATGCCATGATTACCATTTACCAAGAGGCCCAGGCGATCGTCCATGGGGAAATTGATCCCGTTGATAACCCCTTGAAAAATGCCCCCCATACGGCCCAATCCCTCATCTGTGGTGAATGGAACCATCCCTACGACCGGGAACAGGCCGCCTACCCCGCCCCCTGGACTAAACAGTTTAAATTCTGGCCCGCCGTTGGCCGCATTAATAACACCTACGGCGATCGCCATTTAGTTTGCTCCTGCGAGGGTATGGAAGCTTACAAGGAAAATTAA
- the recN gene encoding DNA repair protein RecN — MLLSLRIINFALIDCLEINFEQGLNVLTGETGAGKSILLDAIDLLLGGKAGARVLRQGCPSGSIEGIFTATPAIDQWLAAQGIEPLEDSTIACTREFSKKGSSLNSRSRLNGVLINRQVLAELRSQLVEITAQGQTQQLLDPSQQRQLLDLFGGQNLLEKRQAVEAAYREFTQAKQALTARQQSEQNRLQRLDFLTYQLQELTEAELTDGDEWELLIQEQEKLSHVVELQQLSYQATQLLYQSERDTPAIADLLGDAEGQLQTMAEFDSALNPLLEMIQTALTQVIEAGRQVQRYGDNLEADPERLGEVEARLQVLKRICRKYGPSLTEAIAYQEKIQAEYDQLADGEQSLAQLQEALTEAEQKLIKHCGQLTLIRQKTAQKLEKRLVQELKPLAMEKVIFVCQLESTPPSSFGAEQVVFYFSPNTGEKIQPLAATASGGEMSRFLLALKACFSDLAPPSQTLIFDEIDVGVSGKVAQAIADKLAQLSQRQQLLCVTHQPLVAALADAHFHVDKVVINENIADPVNPQLDEDLRTVIRITPLQSDGDRQQELAQLTGGHSAKEALAFAQSLLEKSAARRQASQV, encoded by the coding sequence ATGCTACTATCCCTGCGAATTATTAATTTTGCTTTGATTGATTGCTTAGAAATTAATTTCGAGCAAGGCTTAAATGTATTGACGGGGGAAACCGGAGCTGGGAAATCAATTTTGCTTGATGCTATTGATTTGTTACTAGGGGGAAAAGCTGGGGCCAGGGTTTTGCGTCAGGGTTGCCCCAGTGGATCCATTGAGGGGATTTTTACCGCTACCCCTGCCATTGACCAATGGTTAGCGGCCCAGGGCATTGAACCGTTAGAAGATAGCACCATTGCTTGCACCAGAGAATTTAGCAAAAAAGGAAGCTCATTAAATTCCCGTTCCCGTCTTAACGGGGTGTTGATAAATCGACAGGTTTTGGCAGAATTGCGGAGCCAATTGGTGGAAATTACAGCCCAGGGACAAACTCAACAATTATTAGATCCTAGTCAACAACGGCAACTACTGGATTTATTTGGTGGGCAAAACTTATTAGAAAAACGTCAAGCTGTGGAAGCAGCCTATAGAGAATTTACCCAAGCAAAACAAGCTTTAACGGCCAGGCAACAATCGGAACAAAATCGTTTACAACGGTTGGATTTTTTAACCTATCAGTTACAGGAATTAACAGAAGCTGAATTAACCGATGGCGATGAGTGGGAATTGTTAATCCAGGAGCAAGAAAAACTTTCCCATGTGGTGGAGCTACAGCAGTTAAGTTACCAAGCCACTCAACTTTTGTACCAAAGTGAACGGGATACCCCGGCGATCGCCGATCTATTGGGAGATGCGGAGGGACAGTTGCAAACCATGGCGGAATTTGACAGTGCCCTTAATCCCTTATTGGAAATGATACAAACAGCATTAACCCAAGTAATTGAAGCAGGACGGCAAGTGCAACGCTACGGCGATAATTTAGAAGCCGACCCAGAGCGGTTGGGGGAAGTGGAAGCAAGGCTGCAAGTATTGAAAAGAATTTGCCGTAAATACGGCCCCAGTTTAACCGAAGCCATTGCTTACCAAGAAAAAATTCAAGCTGAATATGACCAGTTGGCGGATGGAGAACAATCCCTAGCCCAGTTGCAAGAAGCATTGACTGAGGCAGAGCAAAAATTAATCAAGCATTGTGGTCAGTTAACTTTAATCCGACAAAAAACAGCCCAAAAACTAGAAAAAAGATTGGTACAGGAACTTAAACCTTTGGCCATGGAAAAGGTGATTTTCGTTTGTCAATTGGAGTCCACCCCTCCCAGTAGTTTTGGTGCAGAACAGGTGGTGTTTTATTTCAGTCCTAATACGGGGGAAAAAATTCAACCCTTAGCGGCCACCGCCTCCGGGGGGGAAATGAGCCGCTTCCTCCTTGCTCTCAAAGCCTGTTTTAGTGACCTGGCTCCCCCCAGCCAAACCTTAATTTTCGATGAAATTGATGTGGGTGTATCTGGCAAAGTGGCCCAGGCGATCGCCGACAAACTAGCCCAACTGAGTCAACGTCAACAACTCCTCTGTGTCACCCATCAACCGTTGGTGGCGGCTTTGGCCGATGCCCATTTCCATGTGGACAAAGTAGTGATTAATGAGAACATTGCCGATCCGGTGAACCCCCAGCTTGATGAGGATTTACGCACCGTTATTCGCATTACTCCCCTCCAGTCCGATGGCGATCGCCAACAGGAATTAGCCCAATTAACTGGGGGCCATTCCGCCAAAGAAGCGTTAGCCTTTGCCCAATCTCTACTAGAAAAATCCGCTGCCCGCCGCCAAGCCTCCCAGGTTTAA
- a CDS encoding phospholipid carrier-dependent glycosyltransferase has protein sequence MKVHFYERLSRDKIQFILLSIVILAISYFTYFHNYNYPQAVFWDENYHIPAAQKYLNRTFFMYEHPPLGPMLVALGEHLLHSNNFSNQFNDVYYAKDFPTDFSFAGYRFIPTICAWLLPLIFFFITLNLVDNKIIAFLLSFLVLFDNAMIVHFRAAMLDAPLMLFIALSVLFFLLALKNKKCNICLVICSICLGISVGLVATTKVTGLIILLLIPLLFSKLFPHWQKVTLSLGIVLISFIMTFVMVWQIHFSIAKNINPNLDNSGYFNISTEYRELIDQNKQNEIWSFPLRLQEHFKHVKNYQKGVPKLDLSKPDENGSPSLFWPLGARAINYRWETTDGVFYKYLYLQVNSVVWFLGLSGSLGTTALIFVYIFFPLREPLKNRFLVATFLLLYWSYMVIISQLGRVMYLYHYFPALLFSFCLFALLVEEARQIGNLVLKTKYKILILAMLSAAILVSYRFYSPLTYYQPLNDEQFRQRMIFPLWDLRCVNCARTGFYK, from the coding sequence ATGAAAGTACATTTTTATGAAAGATTAAGTAGGGATAAAATTCAATTTATTCTGTTATCTATTGTCATATTAGCCATTTCTTATTTTACTTACTTTCATAATTATAATTATCCCCAGGCAGTCTTTTGGGATGAAAATTATCATATTCCTGCAGCCCAGAAGTATCTTAACAGAACTTTTTTTATGTATGAGCATCCTCCACTGGGACCAATGTTAGTTGCCCTTGGAGAGCATTTACTACATTCTAATAATTTTTCCAATCAGTTTAATGATGTTTATTATGCTAAAGACTTCCCTACTGACTTTTCCTTTGCCGGTTATCGTTTTATTCCAACAATTTGTGCTTGGTTATTGCCCTTGATATTTTTTTTTATTACCTTAAATTTAGTGGACAATAAGATTATCGCTTTTTTATTGAGCTTTCTTGTTTTATTTGATAATGCAATGATTGTGCATTTTCGGGCAGCAATGCTAGATGCACCATTAATGTTATTTATCGCCCTTTCAGTTTTATTTTTTTTGTTAGCTTTAAAGAATAAAAAATGTAATATATGCCTGGTTATTTGTTCAATTTGTCTAGGGATTAGCGTCGGTCTAGTAGCGACCACAAAAGTAACTGGATTAATTATCTTATTATTAATTCCACTGTTATTTTCTAAGCTATTTCCTCATTGGCAAAAAGTCACTTTGTCATTGGGAATTGTCTTGATTAGTTTTATCATGACGTTCGTCATGGTTTGGCAAATACATTTTTCTATTGCCAAAAATATTAACCCAAATTTAGATAATAGTGGATATTTTAATATTTCTACAGAATATCGAGAGTTAATTGATCAGAATAAACAGAATGAAATTTGGTCATTTCCTTTAAGACTCCAAGAGCATTTTAAGCACGTAAAAAATTATCAAAAGGGCGTACCGAAATTAGATTTAAGCAAGCCAGATGAAAATGGAAGTCCGAGCTTATTTTGGCCTTTGGGAGCCAGAGCAATCAACTATCGCTGGGAAACTACCGACGGTGTTTTCTACAAATACCTATACTTGCAGGTCAATTCAGTGGTCTGGTTTTTGGGACTCAGTGGATCGCTGGGAACAACAGCATTGATTTTTGTTTATATCTTTTTTCCATTACGGGAACCGCTTAAAAATAGATTCCTAGTGGCTACTTTTTTGCTTCTTTACTGGAGCTATATGGTTATCATTAGTCAACTGGGTAGGGTAATGTATTTATATCATTACTTCCCAGCGCTGTTATTTAGTTTTTGCTTGTTTGCTCTTTTGGTGGAGGAAGCAAGGCAAATAGGAAACTTAGTATTAAAAACTAAATACAAAATTTTGATTTTAGCAATGTTGTCAGCAGCAATTTTGGTCTCATATCGTTTTTATAGTCCATTAACCTATTATCAACCTTTAAATGATGAACAGTTCCGCCAGCGCATGATTTTCCCTCTTTGGGATTTACGATGTGTAAATTGTGCAAGAACAGGATTTTACAAATAA
- a CDS encoding DUF5615 family PIN-like protein, giving the protein MKGYLFDENLPANLTFQSSLPIYHVSSLGKSPTDSQIWEYAKVNSLIIVTKDADFSERLMIDESPAKVVHLRFGNMRKKDFHLFLAKVWPEIENLVMDYKLINVYVDYIEALIEALK; this is encoded by the coding sequence ATGAAGGGATATTTATTTGATGAAAATTTACCCGCAAATCTGACGTTTCAATCATCTTTGCCAATTTATCATGTCTCTAGTTTGGGAAAAAGTCCAACGGATAGCCAAATTTGGGAATATGCTAAAGTCAATAGTCTAATTATCGTGACCAAAGATGCTGACTTTTCAGAGAGACTAATGATTGATGAATCTCCTGCTAAAGTTGTTCATTTACGTTTTGGCAATATGCGTAAAAAAGATTTTCATTTATTTTTAGCAAAAGTTTGGCCAGAAATTGAAAACTTAGTCATGGACTACAAATTAATAAATGTATACGTTGATTATATTGAGGCATTAATTGAGGCATTAAAATAA
- a CDS encoding DUF433 domain-containing protein, with product MNRIQIDPDICNGKPTIAGTRITVQTIMEFLGAGDSISDILEEYPSLTEDDIYACLQFATKLMARSYQIKEIA from the coding sequence ATGAATAGAATTCAAATTGATCCTGATATTTGCAACGGAAAACCAACAATTGCCGGAACCAGAATTACTGTGCAAACAATTATGGAATTTCTGGGCGCTGGAGATTCAATTTCAGATATCCTAGAAGAATACCCTAGCTTAACTGAAGATGATATTTATGCCTGCCTTCAATTTGCGACCAAACTCATGGCTCGGAGCTACCAAATCAAAGAAATTGCATGA
- a CDS encoding GIY-YIG nuclease family protein codes for MNFSFSIENLPSVNFTKLSNLPSCAGIYFVLDSNFIIHYIGKSENINKRWKNHHRKDQIGEINARYPVKVFWLTCNIDDLGTAEKYFIDHYKPLLNDTKVELPKIVPSEIILRRLLKKITNKVFAIGCINGNSTTLTKIYIKYDASNYTSTGAAAIIKKFQSENKQSCLKIKRSRYVKEIRGPIYRIGSRDHRLQAKQNRAYNNHWEIFCNGVIIDITPENGINELNFLKEFSIDWRLANVKIQAIPPCKFSIMNEQHKTIMFLLPYLSPLNIENDPIPLFWRDWKE; via the coding sequence ATGAATTTCAGTTTCTCTATCGAAAATCTACCGTCTGTGAATTTTACGAAATTAAGTAATTTACCGAGTTGTGCAGGTATTTACTTTGTTTTAGATAGTAATTTTATAATTCACTATATTGGCAAATCAGAGAATATAAACAAACGCTGGAAAAATCACCATCGCAAAGATCAAATAGGTGAAATTAATGCTAGATATCCTGTTAAAGTATTTTGGCTGACTTGTAATATTGATGATTTGGGAACGGCAGAGAAATATTTCATTGACCATTATAAACCATTATTAAATGACACAAAAGTTGAACTTCCCAAAATCGTCCCTTCTGAAATTATCTTACGAAGACTACTTAAGAAAATTACGAATAAAGTCTTTGCAATAGGATGTATCAATGGAAACTCGACAACGCTAACCAAGATATATATCAAATACGATGCTAGCAATTATACATCTACAGGTGCTGCCGCAATCATCAAAAAGTTTCAATCCGAGAATAAGCAAAGCTGTCTAAAAATTAAGCGAAGTCGATATGTGAAAGAAATTAGAGGGCCTATTTATCGTATCGGTAGTCGAGATCATCGCTTACAAGCTAAGCAAAATAGAGCTTACAATAATCACTGGGAAATATTTTGTAATGGTGTCATTATTGATATCACGCCTGAAAATGGAATAAATGAGCTTAATTTTTTAAAAGAATTTTCTATTGATTGGAGATTGGCAAACGTAAAAATCCAAGCCATCCCACCATGTAAGTTTTCAATCATGAATGAACAGCATAAAACTATAATGTTTTTGTTACCATATTTGTCACCTTTAAACATTGAAAATGATCCTATTCCTTTATTTTGGAGGGATTGGAAAGAGTAA
- a CDS encoding type II toxin-antitoxin system HicB family antitoxin produces MTTKQALEKQSLEYYLNLKYPISIIPEEEGGFTALIPDLPGCITQGETIEEVVANIDEARQLWIETVYLSDKKEIPLPNNKY; encoded by the coding sequence ATGACAACTAAGCAAGCTCTTGAAAAGCAATCTTTAGAATATTATCTCAATTTGAAATATCCTATTTCTATTATTCCGGAAGAAGAAGGTGGATTTACTGCCCTAATTCCTGATTTACCGGGTTGTATTACTCAAGGAGAAACAATTGAAGAAGTTGTAGCAAATATTGATGAAGCACGACAATTATGGATTGAGACAGTTTATTTAAGTGACAAAAAAGAAATTCCTCTTCCCAACAATAAATATTAG
- a CDS encoding type II toxin-antitoxin system HicA family toxin: protein MGKLSKIIRKFLTHPPEVRFEEVEYLLKEFGYIQIRSKGSHHTFENADGDVIVIPKKGGKAVKRTYAQKLIKLLDLENWQNDN, encoded by the coding sequence ATGGGCAAGCTCTCAAAAATTATTCGTAAGTTTTTAACCCATCCCCCTGAAGTCCGTTTTGAGGAGGTGGAGTATCTTCTGAAGGAATTTGGCTATATTCAAATTCGATCAAAGGGGAGCCACCATACTTTTGAAAATGCTGATGGTGACGTTATTGTTATTCCCAAAAAAGGAGGTAAAGCCGTAAAACGCACTTATGCCCAAAAGCTCATTAAGCTGTTAGATTTGGAGAACTGGCAGAATGACAACTAA